Part of the Oreochromis aureus strain Israel breed Guangdong linkage group 20, ZZ_aureus, whole genome shotgun sequence genome, cgtccaattccaCGGCTGTTTACTTTcagcctacccgaccttctgaggacccagcccacgtagaccgcgaaggccaggtcctcaggaggatgcagcccatgaatttggacacgaccattagctcctcagttcacagtagcatcgctcagctagcatgctaacagcacatttgagttactcaccccctcccttgctgtgctgaatcatagcataagcgaatcactcaggactcactaacccccttcctcctggctcacagctcaaacgagttgaacgaatcactgactcactcactcaccccctcccttcctgttaTGAATCACTccctcactcaccccctccctcctggctcacagcttcttcttcttggttggcaaccaatgttaaggcgctttaccgccccctggctcacagctcagtggacatttagatgagaaaatatatatttgacacatttaaggaaaataccaataaaataaaataaaaataaataaatgttccctttagaatttttttgctcttttttgctctaaagaaaatagttgttttcttttacaatcattcatcttagcagtagaatttacattaaaagagaaacaaattaagtttgagtgaaaatatacaCTTTTGCAccctctggtcaactgactcagtgactcaaatgactcaagaaacccgattcactttggtgagtgactcattaaaactcgattcagtaaaaagaatcgaatttaccatcactattgctagctaaaacaccggtgtcggcacataaggatgCTGTCATAGGCTGTCAACGTTGATTAGCTgcatatatacgaatgtgaatcgcatcattggctggactatgggataaagtggcatcgttctaatcccatacaggagcagccagtcacttactgaataacactgcaaaacagaataacACAAGCAAAAACTGGGTCAACCCCCCACTGACACCTTAATGTGGGCTTAATGATGACACGATGCCCACGTCTCCCAAAGAATTCACACCTGTATTCATGTAAACTCGGCCACACCCACCTTGATTCAGACCCTGAAACCTGTGAGCCTAACGGTGAATACAGGGACAGTCAACAACTCTTAGGACCGCCTTGAATCCCAGTGGAGGTTAAATACCTGGCTCTCTCCAGCAAACTTTAGATCTGGACTCCAGTTTTCTTCACTTGCTGTTCCTCTGCAGGCTGATTTAGCTGAACTCAAGAAGATTTTTGAAGCTCTCAACACAAGATTAGGTGAATACTGGGCCAACCATCGCAGGACTATGAACGCTCCTCACTGGACTCCTCACTGGACTCCTCACTGGACTCCTCACTGGACTCCTCACTGGTCTCCTCACTGGTCTCCTCAGTGGACTCCTGGGGGACTGGAGCCCTCCATGAACTCATATCTGATTCCAAACCTCCACCAAGATGTGGGAATGAACACACAGGAGCTGGCTGTGACCGTTCCTAAGCCTGTGCACGTAAAGAAGGGGATGTTTTCTGAGCTGCACAGTAATGTTTCAGAAGCTGGCATCCCGGTCACTGCAACACATTTTGACCTGCAGCGGGAAATGCTCTGGATGGGAAACTACACGGTAAGAGCCAAAATGATGTTTCAGCAGAGTTTGTTTCTTCTACATTCACCTTAAACGTTGCACTctgtaatattttatatttgtgctCTTCTCTTAGGGTCATGTACAATCCTTCCTTGGACCTACAATGGCACACTACTCTTCTTTCCAAGTGCACGCAACTGATGCCATCAGACACATGCAGAGTTTGGACACAGGCGTGCTGTTCCTTTCTAAATGCAACCTCAGATGTTACACTTGTGGAGGCCTGGTCATGTCTGATTATCGGTAAGTCTTACATTGATTGTTGATGACCTGAAGCTGTGAAATTTTTCCTTATGTTATTGAATTAATGGCCATTTTTGGTGCTTTGCAGGATGGAAGAAGGAGCTGATATGCACAGTCTCCTCATGACTGATAACATGCTGCTCATGGGGGAATTACAAAACTATGTGGCTGAAGTTGACTTGAATACActtcaagaaactcaaaaaGTAAGACACCAGGCTTATGTTTATCAAAATCCACAACTATCTATGCTTACAACACTGGCACATCACAGACCGGACTTCACAGCGGGTGTCTGACTGTCTGCTGTCTTGATTGTCCTTCCAGTTCACAGTGGAGACACCTGGAGTGACAATAATGCGTCAGACcaatcatttctttttctttaggcACCCTTCTAAGTATCACCTGATTGCATCAGTTTGATGAGGTTTGGTTTATATCACTCTAACACTGACCCTCTGTTGATAACAGGTGACCCTTCGAGACTTGCATACATTTAGGACACAAAACTTTGATGCATTTCCTGGCGGCCTGTCAGACTTTGATGTTCACGGAAACCTCTTGGCTGTGAGTGGGTTCTCCAGCCGAGGGCCGAATGAACGTTTCCTCATGGTGTATGACCTCCGCAGGATGCAAGCTGCAACCCCCCTTTGGGTGCATGTGGATCCCTTCTTCGTGCGCTTCATTCCTACCTACACGTCACGGCTCGCAATCATCTCACAGACAGGTATGAAGCTGGCCTGGAATCATAACCTGTGGCCCTGCTCTCCCATCCCCACTGTCCAGGCTACACCCAGCTCAAGGTAACATAATCACCAATGAGACTGTAGAGTTTGCATTAGAGCATGCATAAATATTGTTGTCAGATCCAATAAAAGTTTGTAAGATAATGTTGAGTCTTCCCCAGTTGACATAAATGGTTTGCTCAATATTTTAAAAGCAGTTCTCAAAATGAGAGTCTCATGTAGTTCCCATTAAAGGTTTCCATCtaaaacatgtttcttttcaACAGATGGGCTCCTGGGATGGAGCCAGAAATCCCACAAACTATTGAAACAGTTGGCTTCAACAGTTATGTGGAAAATCCTTACGCCTGCCCCTTTAACCAGGTAagtaaaaaactgttttaaactCTCATTTTTACAATATTAtcacaaatttttaaaaaagttaaaccCATTTCCACGTGgtgtattttaagttttttcCCATTTGTTGTTTGCAGGTCCCTGCCAATGAAGAAGGGACACCTGGTCATGGTTATTACAACCACGTCCCTGAATCTCCAACACAGAGTGATGAAGAGCCGCTCCTTCACACTGTTCCAGAAAAGTACAGAAAGGTTGGACTTGCTATGTTTCACCCTGGTGTTCATAGAGATACAGTTAATTATAAGATGTAACAATAAGATTGCTACAAGCTTTGATTTCCAAAACATGTGATGAAGATGTGTTTGTTGTGCTTCAGGTGACAATTAAATACTCTAAATGTGGACGGGAAGATTTTGACTTCAAACATTACAACAGGACGTTGTTTGCTGGCCTGGAGCCGCAGATTCCCAACGCCTACTGTAACTGCATGATCCAGGTAAGAAGCTGAAGATTCACAATGTGTTTGGTACGTTTTATTGTTAATATGAGACAATTTGTAAAACTTTCTATGTGGCTTTTATGTTTGCATCTTAGGTGTTATACTTCATGGAGCCAGTTCGCTGCCTTGTTCAGAATCATTCGTGCCACAAGGAGTTTTGTTTAGCTTGTGAACTCGGCTTCCTCTTCCACATGTTGGATTTGTCACAAGGAGATCCATGTCAGGtacatttcttccttttttttagcAACAAGCAAATTTTCAATCTGTTGGGGATTGCAAGACTCTTACATTGAAATCTCATTTTGTTGTAACTGCCCAAAATAACCTCCAATGTCTTCTTCCTTAAGGCCAGCAACTTCCTCAGAGCACTTCGAAACATCCCTGAAGCCAAAGAGATGGGCCTGATCCTCTCAAACTGTGAGGAGACAACGGGAACAGTCGAGCTAGGTCGCTTAATCCAGAGATGGAATCACTTCATGCTCTACCAGCTCTTCCAGGAGACacaggagcaggaggatccACGGGCCTACAGGACACCCAGGAGCAGGTAAAACACTTCGTTGTTGACCTGCAGTCTTACTGGACACTGTCCCAGTCTTATCATTAAGTTTGTTTATAAATGCAGAGTTTTCCTTCTGGTTTCTGAAACTGTgatttgtgtttcagttgcaGTTCTCTGGGCTCCTCTGGCGACTCTGTCATTAGAGAGCTGTTTTGTTCTGAAGTTGAGAACCGCAGCCTGTGTCTCTGTGGCATAGAAACAGTCCACTCCTCCCTCATGTTGCTGTTCAACATGCATTACCCCGACTCTCAAGGTGAGTCTGAGAGCACTGAGAGCATGGATATCTGTCACTGTGAATTACTCTGTCTTTGAAGCTTGAACTATTAATGATTACATAACGGTTTGAATGAATTTAGTTTTTGAATGAGCAGAGGGAAATATCTGCTTGACTTGATGTATACACTGATATTCATTTTACTTTGACACTTCAGGAAAAAGAATGAAGGAGCATGACTTTGCTGAGATCCTGAAGAAAAGCATCTGCCTGCAGCAGAGATCTCACACATGGTGTGAAAACTGTGACAAGTATCACCTCACAGTGAGTTACAGCTTTCATTCACTCATAATGACAAATCATTTATGGTTGATTGTTGCCTGTTGTGCAGGGTAAtcattagtgtgaatgcttgaaaagcattcacagtattgttcttcgaatctttattattatttttccgtacgttttttggactctatctccttcaaaaccgttcaacttagaaaaaccattcaaacaccattagattcctcttcttttggacatgtgtgcttgtatttttctcattttaacatttatatttttaaatttattcaactttttcaacaaaaatttcccatgtatttcaatgggagatccttcaaattctccttcaacttactcctctttcaactgtatctacttccacatacgttgacatagagccaccattcaaactttaaaacgaagccaagacgttcaactattcaacttgtatttatcttttcaatatctattatactttttcttcagttccagtttaagtttcatgatgtttttcatccgtttcagagtttataatgggtgtgtatgggacggaatgttggggctagagtgagacagctcaactgctagagtgagaggagggggggaattaatcttaaaatcttttcttaaaactgctgctgtgttcaCAATGTtcgctctacagccatcattttaccctcaaaacgtagccatcgctgtcctctttcatccaatgtgtttattattgtaataggtgttatggttctttcataaatgtcaccaatgcacagcctcctccctccaactcttccatagactccaatgttaaaatggctcagaaggtttgtctgaaaatcagaagtacaggctgtctttacactgtcaccacatccatataataaactccacaggcatgaaaattgagaattcagtagactagacattgctgccgctcactgtgaaagaattttgtcaatacgacttgtacttttcatttgggagcgatttgtttcaggctgacttttctgttcattttaagcagcaaaagtgaggcgcatgtctgtgtgcgtgtgtatggagccattgggtgcagtcactatagcaaccaggcttacacctgcctgcttaatgagctctgtctctcactctgccaagattcatcttaaacacttctctttcaactgctgctgtgtccacagtgtttgctctacagccatcattttaccctcaaaacgtagccattgttcttctctttccaacaccgtgtctttcaaagctcagacatttaaacttttttaaactgtgtggatccaagtggagggatcacattttagtcattcagtgatttaaagaatatgaacttttaatattcattcagatgttttctgactctaaattttcttttctcatttcttaggtttttctaatttacatttaaaactttttcagctattttccaacttcttctgtgtggatgtcagcttttagcagttcagcacttttttttcaggCGAAaacttctgtatttttcatttcattcaaaatttttaacttaaattcagcaattaattcatttcaatgcatacattcagattcaagcattcacactgcagtttcttcagaaaatgcactttctagtttctTTGTGTTACACTGTAGGTGCAGACACGCAACATTCGACGTCTCCCAGATGTTTTGGTGATAAACTGTGAGGTGAACAGCAGCAAAGAGGCCGAATTCTGGAAGGTTCAGGCCGAGGTAAGCGACTGATTCACTGTGtttaaatacagttaaaagaaacaatgaaacTCATGATTTAGCTGTTCATTATTTACATGATtgtccatgtttctgtttttatagtATGCCTTCAACAAATCCATGCAGAAGACAGATCAGGATCAGCGTCACGTGTGGATCCCCGCCACTCTCAAGATGTCCCTCAGCAAAAGTCAGAGACTGGAGATCAGCAGCTGGCCTGAGGGCGAGGAGGTGAGGACTTAGATTTTCAGCTGATCTTTGCACTTGAAGAAATAATTTGATTAACTTATCAATACCAAGttaaaatttgaattaaaaaataatccatATTTGCAGgaacaatattttttaaaacattattacGCTAATCTGAAGCATTTCTGATTTTGAACTATAGGTTGGTTTTAGTGCTTTTGTTTCTGTAACACATGAATTTGCCAACTTTTGTGAAATGAAAGTTTATCTTACCTTTTCTCTGTTACTAGTTAAGTGCTGCTGAAGAGGCGGAGGGAGCTTCTCTGTATGACTTGGTGGTCACGGTGCCACACATCCTGGACTCTGGTCTGGTCGCACACATCAAAGTGGGTGAGACCTACCATCAaagaaaagaggtgagtgaCGCGCAGATAAGAATAGTTTGACATCTGCTGACTacaaaaagtttaaattgtAACATTcaaaatgattttattatttcaggGAGTCTCTCGCCAGCAGTGGTACCTCTTCAATGACTTCCTCATTGAGTCGATTGAGAAGGTAAGGATCCTAGATAAGATTCCTGCTTGTTTATTCATTAATGTGTgcagtcatttaaaaatgtttctcctTTTGTTTTCAGAGTGAGGCTGCACAGTTTGATGTGAGCTGGAAAGTGCCAGCCATCCTGTGTTACGCCAAGAGAAACTACCACACCAAATACGACCTCCGCAGTGAGTGTCAGCACAATCAGTCTGAAGTCAAATCCGACTTATATCGGACTcagaagcagaggaagacagaCGCCACTTTCATCCCACTGACAGTCAGTGAGATGCCGCGGGCTGGTGACCTGGTGGGGCTGGACGCTGAGTTTGTAAAGCTCAGTGAGGTAAGTCTGGCTATGACACCATCATTAATTATAATATAggattaaaaacaattttaaatattCCTTGTACATATTTTCAGTAGTTCAGCTAATCTGACtaatgcatttaaaacaaatctgaCCCCTGAATGTGTGCGTCTGCAGGAGGAAGCAGTGCTGCACAGCGACGGCACCAAATCGACCATTACGCCCAGTCAGATGTCTGTGGCCAGGATCACCTGTGTGAGGGGTCAGGGACCCAACGAGGGGGTCCCCTTCATCGATGACTACATCTCCACTCAGGAGCAggtgagaagctgcagagagaaaaGACCACGATGACCTAAAAGAATGAATATATAATGTTTAAAGGATCCACCTGCTAACTTGTCAATTTGTTCTTCCAGGTGGTCGACTATTTGACAAAATACTCTGGAATCGAACCTGGAGACCTGGATGCCACAGTATCCTCTAAGCACGTGACCACGCTGAAGTCGACCTACCTGAAGCTACGCTTCCTCATCGACTCAGGAGTTCGCTTCGTCGGCCACGGCCTGCAGAATGACTTTCGTGTCATTAATTTAGTGGTACGTTATTTCATCAGTTTCAAATTTCAAATTAGTTCAAAAAGTTTaaagatgtgattttttttagatgtgctgtaattttaatgttttttattttctgtttcttaagGTTCCCAAAGATCAAGTTATCGACACTGTCCACCTCTTCCGATTGCCCTACAAGAGGATGATTTCTCTGAAATTCCTTGCTTGGTATTTTCTTGGTAAGTtagtagaaataaaaaaacaaaaaacaaaatcaaatccaAATAATCCAAATATGAGTCTGTAATCGAATTAAATCACATTATTACTGTGAGAGGGATTAGAAGGTAATTATGTAAACTGGATAATCCGCTCATATTACCGTCAGTATTAAGTTAAGTATTCAGTATTAAGTCAGTAGAGTTCATGATGTTTTAGTTGTCATCAAACCCATCTTGGAATTAAATCTAAACACTAAAGTATTTAGAGGCTTTTTTGAGTTCATGCACTAAAGCATATGTGTTAATTCCTCATATCCACACTGTAATCTGAAGCTGAACactttcattttaatcattCCTGACCTTTTTTCATGTCCACAGGCCTCAACATCCAGGGAGAAACCCACGACAGCACGGAGGACTCATGCACGGCCCTGAAGCTTTACAGGAAGTACCTGGAGCTGTATCAGGAAGGAGGGAATCATTACGTGACGAAGGTGCTCTACGAAGTCTACGACAAAGGCTTCCAGCTGAACTGGAAAGTCCCGGATTTGGATGCGAGATAGGCCGTCTGAGTGGACTGAATGCACTCTCCTTCCATCCACAGGTGCTGCTGTGCTTCCCTCTGGGACTGTGAGCAACACCATGACCTGAAGATGCTCGGGCTGCTTATTCTGTATCATATTTTATAGTTATTTGCTTTGAGTCAGTGACTCAGTTGTTTTTATCATATCTAAATGTAAGCTTTTTATTTCAGAGAGGTTTACAGGGGAGGAAAGTGATCATTCAAAATATGAATTTgaagcattctttttttttttttttaaagaaaaagacaaaattgtTGCATGTAAATGAAGTCATCCTGagcactgtaaaatgtttgtTGTTTGATACCAGGAAGTGGAGAATGTGCATGAATCCATGAAAATCTTGATTAAAACAGATTCCAACCACAATgaatttagtttgtttttttcaccagcTTCTGTGAAATCTGTTGCACTGTTCATTTTCCAGCTGGCTTTCTGTAGTTTTCTCGGAATTCAAATCGATGTAGAATTTTTCAAAAGCTGTTATTTCTCTTCTataaatgacacatttaataTGTTTGAAAAACGTGTCCTCAGTATTTCACCTCGAGATCTTTAAAATGCCCTAACTGGTAAGGACTGTGCTTCAAGTCCAGCATTTACAGCCACCACCTATGAAAAGTAGTAACTATACTTTAACAGAGGTGCTTCATTTAATACATCTTTAAGTCACTTTGAAAGATATTTGATATAATGGTGCCCTCTGCTGGATGATCTGCACACGCTTATCGTTTCCACACAgttgtttttaaaggtttatgACATTATTCTCATTGTTTTtcggcttgttttgttttgggaacCATAAAATGAAATTGTTCGAGCTCCTTGTCTGGTCTTACCAACAACTCTACAAGTAAAACCAAACATACAGTTAGTAATGATCCAGGAGATATGTTAAAAATCTACACAACACAGTGGATTTCAATGTTCCACGAAAGACTGTGTAAATCTACACAGAGTATAGTAATCCTGTTCAGCTGGATATGAGGAGGTCAGGGATGAATGTGCTCTATAGTCTCAATAATATTAAAGCAATAGTGTAATCACAATACTGATAACTGGGAGGCTTAAAAACGAGCTATTACAGTCTCGGAAATATTGCAATATCGAAA contains:
- the LOC120435213 gene encoding PAN2-PAN3 deadenylation complex catalytic subunit PAN2-like → MPTSPKEFTPADLAELKKIFEALNTRLGEYWANHRRTMNAPHWTPHWTPHWTPHWTPHWSPHWSPQWTPGGLEPSMNSYLIPNLHQDVGMNTQELAVTVPKPVHVKKGMFSELHSNVSEAGIPVTATHFDLQREMLWMGNYTGHVQSFLGPTMAHYSSFQVHATDAIRHMQSLDTGVLFLSKCNLRCYTCGGLVMSDYRMEEGADMHSLLMTDNMLLMGELQNYVAEVDLNTLQETQKFTVETPGVTIMRQTNHFFFFRHPSKYHLIASVTLRDLHTFRTQNFDAFPGGLSDFDVHGNLLAVSGFSSRGPNERFLMVYDLRRMQAATPLWVHVDPFFVRFIPTYTSRLAIISQTGMKLAWNHNLWPCSPIPTVQATPSSRWAPGMEPEIPQTIETVGFNSYVENPYACPFNQVPANEEGTPGHGYYNHVPESPTQSDEEPLLHTVPEKYRKVTIKYSKCGREDFDFKHYNRTLFAGLEPQIPNAYCNCMIQVLYFMEPVRCLVQNHSCHKEFCLACELGFLFHMLDLSQGDPCQASNFLRALRNIPEAKEMGLILSNCEETTGTVELGRLIQRWNHFMLYQLFQETQEQEDPRAYRTPRSSCSSLGSSGDSVIRELFCSEVENRSLCLCGIETVHSSLMLLFNMHYPDSQGKRMKEHDFAEILKKSICLQQRSHTWCENCDKYHLTVQTRNIRRLPDVLVINCEVNSSKEAEFWKVQAEYAFNKSMQKTDQDQRHVWIPATLKMSLSKSQRLEISSWPEGEELSAAEEAEGASLYDLVVTVPHILDSGLVAHIKVGETYHQRKEGVSRQQWYLFNDFLIESIEKSEAAQFDVSWKVPAILCYAKRNYHTKYDLRSECQHNQSEVKSDLYRTQKQRKTDATFIPLTVSEMPRAGDLVGLDAEFVKLSEEEAVLHSDGTKSTITPSQMSVARITCVRGQGPNEGVPFIDDYISTQEQVVDYLTKYSGIEPGDLDATVSSKHVTTLKSTYLKLRFLIDSGVRFVGHGLQNDFRVINLVVPKDQVIDTVHLFRLPYKRMISLKFLAWYFLGLNIQGETHDSTEDSCTALKLYRKYLELYQEGGNHYVTKVLYEVYDKGFQLNWKVPDLDAR